The following are from one region of the Stanieria sp. NIES-3757 genome:
- a CDS encoding hypothetical protein (protein of unknown function DUF187): MKYSVGWLISFHADKILKFKRKLIHQYWLLPLFTLSLLLTTFFPLISYSFPISSTQACNFDRTSRELRGVWLTNIDSDVLFSPQTTTQAIAQLAKSNFNTLYPTVWNWGYTLYPSTVAQKITGYSLDPQEELQGRDVLQEIIEQGHQQKMSVIPWFEFGFMAPADSELAKQHPQWLTQRYDGSTIWWEGKVHQRVWLNPLNSEVQQFITDLIVEIVSNYDVDGIQLDDHFGYPAELGYDQVTVKLYQQEHDGKSPPNDPNDAEWIRWRADKITAYMKQLFQAIKQANPNAIVSLSPNPHKFSLESFLLDWHQWEQAGLIEELIIQVYRQDLDSFVQELNQPEVITASNHIPVGIGILSGLRGRWVSLAQIKQQVKATRDRNLAGVSFFFYESLWNMALETPEARQTLLKSLFTPKLERPSIVDCQKASHA, translated from the coding sequence ATGAAATATTCTGTCGGCTGGTTAATTAGTTTCCATGCAGACAAAATTTTAAAGTTTAAGAGGAAATTAATTCATCAATATTGGTTATTACCACTCTTTACTTTAAGTTTACTTCTGACCACTTTTTTCCCTCTCATTAGTTATTCTTTTCCCATTAGTTCAACTCAAGCTTGTAATTTTGACCGAACTTCCAGAGAATTGAGAGGAGTTTGGCTAACCAATATAGATAGCGATGTTCTCTTTTCTCCCCAAACCACTACTCAAGCGATCGCTCAATTAGCCAAATCAAACTTTAATACTCTTTATCCTACCGTTTGGAATTGGGGTTATACTCTTTATCCTTCAACAGTTGCCCAAAAAATCACTGGATATTCTCTCGATCCTCAAGAAGAATTACAAGGAAGAGACGTGCTACAAGAAATCATCGAACAGGGACATCAACAAAAAATGTCCGTTATTCCTTGGTTTGAATTTGGTTTTATGGCACCCGCTGATTCAGAGTTAGCCAAACAACATCCTCAATGGCTTACTCAACGGTATGATGGTAGTACAATTTGGTGGGAAGGCAAAGTTCATCAACGAGTTTGGCTTAATCCTTTAAATTCAGAAGTCCAACAATTTATTACTGATTTAATCGTTGAAATTGTCAGTAATTATGATGTAGATGGCATCCAACTAGACGATCACTTTGGCTATCCTGCCGAGTTGGGTTACGACCAAGTTACTGTAAAGCTTTATCAACAGGAACACGATGGTAAATCTCCACCAAACGATCCTAACGACGCAGAATGGATTCGTTGGCGAGCAGATAAAATTACTGCTTATATGAAACAATTGTTTCAAGCGATCAAACAAGCTAATCCCAATGCAATCGTATCTTTATCTCCTAACCCACACAAATTTTCTCTCGAATCGTTTTTGTTGGATTGGCATCAATGGGAACAAGCAGGATTAATTGAAGAATTAATTATCCAAGTATATCGTCAAGATTTAGATAGCTTTGTTCAAGAATTAAACCAACCAGAAGTAATTACGGCTAGTAATCATATTCCTGTAGGGATTGGCATTTTATCTGGTTTAAGAGGTCGTTGGGTAAGTCTAGCTCAAATTAAACAACAAGTTAAAGCCACACGCGATCGTAATTTGGCTGGAGTATCCTTTTTCTTTTACGAAAGTCTTTGGAATATGGCTTTGGAAACCCCCGAAGCTCGACAAACCCTCTTAAAATCTCTTTTTACCCCTAAACTAGAACGTCCCAGTATTGTAGATTGTCAAAAAGCGAGCCATGCATAA
- a CDS encoding GCN5-related N-acetyltransferase, with amino-acid sequence MLIRNAVETDLSTIVTIYNDSIPGRLATADLNPVTKESRIAWFHNRDTNRPIWVVEKDKVVVGWLSFQPFYGRPAYHATAEISIYVSPSHQRQGIAQSLLQKAIAHSPQLKLKRLLAFIFAHNQPSLNLFNKYQFEQWGYLPGVATLDLIERDLIILGRYVT; translated from the coding sequence ATGTTAATTCGGAATGCTGTCGAAACCGATTTATCAACTATTGTGACTATTTATAATGATTCTATTCCTGGTCGCCTGGCTACCGCAGATCTCAATCCCGTAACCAAAGAAAGCCGAATTGCTTGGTTTCATAACCGTGATACTAATCGTCCTATTTGGGTAGTAGAAAAAGATAAAGTTGTGGTTGGTTGGCTAAGTTTTCAGCCGTTTTACGGTCGTCCTGCTTACCATGCAACTGCGGAAATTAGTATTTATGTGAGTCCTTCTCATCAACGTCAAGGAATTGCTCAAAGTTTATTACAAAAAGCGATCGCGCATAGTCCTCAATTAAAGCTAAAAAGGCTACTTGCTTTTATTTTTGCTCATAATCAACCAAGTTTAAATTTATTTAATAAATATCAGTTTGAACAATGGGGTTATCTTCCTGGAGTTGCAACCCTCGATCTCATTGAGAGAGATTTAATTATTTTGGGACGTTATGTTACTTAA
- a CDS encoding phcB protein, giving the protein MHNKLKFLTDDDYQLLLEKAQITIYQKNTNILEEGLLSTAIYILRKGSARVEHSSLGKGVAISFLFPGDIFGEMSFLEDTPTSATIIAEEEVEVFMLENTTLYSLLVSIPGLSARFYQSIASNLSHRLRETSSLVSSLLNKVSFQTEFHTKRTGYLGQDNIPAELISEVELFKDNLVEIEQSLRANKINSEEAQHSISNACNLIFSSLREYIIQNQEIEKAIGTYFFRETFSIFMLSSLIDSAFRKPQSYAGDSYIDFYIIELLSHNEPEGDGHLGIYIDRWIRSMPSCLALKNRGVIISATIKRLASNWTSDALMPITNLASGSASEILDFYLNHKSPNVYVTCIDMNYRYLSSAANLARKLGFIDFLTFIQDNILLLSQGYHQIDISPQQMIYSVGISNYLQDSELINVLNWIYQHLLPGGTVVLGNFHAANPDRVLLEHILEWHLVYRTAKELENLFAQSKFNSLPVEIHSDDYGVELFVVCTKA; this is encoded by the coding sequence ATGCATAATAAATTAAAATTTCTTACCGATGATGATTATCAACTATTACTAGAGAAAGCTCAGATTACTATCTATCAAAAAAATACTAATATTCTAGAAGAAGGACTTCTTTCGACAGCAATATATATTCTTCGTAAAGGAAGCGCGAGAGTAGAACATTCTTCTTTAGGAAAAGGAGTTGCCATCTCTTTTTTATTTCCTGGAGATATTTTTGGGGAAATGTCTTTCCTTGAAGATACTCCTACAAGTGCAACAATTATTGCAGAAGAAGAAGTCGAAGTATTTATGCTTGAAAATACTACTCTCTACTCTTTACTCGTTTCTATTCCTGGTTTATCTGCTCGTTTTTATCAATCTATCGCGAGCAATTTATCCCATCGTTTGCGAGAAACTTCTTCATTAGTATCATCTCTTCTCAACAAAGTGAGCTTTCAAACTGAATTTCATACTAAAAGAACTGGTTATCTGGGACAAGATAATATTCCAGCAGAATTAATTAGCGAAGTAGAATTATTTAAAGATAATTTAGTAGAAATCGAGCAATCTTTACGCGCTAATAAAATTAATTCAGAAGAAGCACAACATTCAATTTCTAATGCTTGCAATCTTATCTTTAGCTCTTTAAGAGAATATATCATTCAAAACCAAGAAATCGAAAAAGCGATCGGTACTTATTTTTTTCGAGAAACTTTTTCAATTTTTATGCTCAGTAGTTTAATTGATTCTGCATTTCGTAAACCCCAAAGCTATGCTGGAGATTCTTATATTGATTTTTACATAATTGAGCTATTATCTCACAATGAGCCTGAAGGGGATGGACACTTAGGAATTTATATAGATCGGTGGATTCGTTCGATGCCTTCTTGCTTAGCTTTAAAAAATAGAGGTGTTATTATTTCTGCCACGATTAAAAGACTAGCTTCTAATTGGACTTCTGATGCTCTGATGCCAATCACTAACTTAGCTAGTGGTTCTGCTAGTGAAATTTTAGACTTCTATCTGAACCATAAATCACCAAATGTTTATGTTACTTGCATTGATATGAATTATCGGTATTTATCATCTGCTGCTAATTTGGCACGAAAACTAGGATTTATTGATTTTTTAACCTTTATTCAAGATAACATCCTTTTACTATCTCAAGGCTACCATCAAATCGATATTTCACCCCAGCAGATGATTTATAGCGTCGGCATAAGTAACTATCTTCAAGATTCGGAACTTATTAATGTTCTTAACTGGATTTATCAGCATCTTCTCCCAGGTGGGACTGTAGTTTTAGGAAATTTTCATGCTGCTAATCCTGATCGGGTGTTATTAGAAC
- a CDS encoding heat shock protein DnaJ domain protein, which yields MRQDSKTSQTKTQSIPLKSKLANTYYSLLDLHPSASMLEIRRSYRTLSKTYHPDTTILPPELAKAKFQQLNEAYATLSSPEKRSLYDLKIGYSRLNVIQAPTEWEQSSQSKWSQTAYLDPTDRPLSSGEIFVLFILGLTFIGCLILVIAIAYLRGESF from the coding sequence GTGAGACAAGATAGTAAAACTAGCCAAACCAAAACCCAATCCATTCCCTTAAAATCCAAGCTAGCTAACACTTACTATAGTCTTTTGGATTTGCATCCTTCAGCCTCAATGCTGGAAATTAGACGAAGTTACCGAACATTAAGTAAAACCTATCATCCAGACACAACGATCCTTCCTCCAGAATTAGCCAAAGCCAAATTTCAGCAACTCAACGAAGCTTATGCAACACTGAGTAGTCCCGAAAAGCGATCGCTTTACGATCTAAAAATTGGTTATTCTCGGCTCAATGTCATTCAAGCACCAACCGAGTGGGAACAATCCTCTCAAAGCAAATGGTCACAAACCGCCTATTTAGATCCTACAGATCGTCCTCTATCTTCAGGAGAAATATTTGTTTTATTCATTCTCGGTTTGACTTTTATTGGTTGTCTGATTTTAGTAATTGCGATCGCTTATCTCCGAGGTGAATCATTCTAG